The following coding sequences are from one Desulfosporosinus orientis DSM 765 window:
- a CDS encoding sigma-54 interaction domain-containing protein, giving the protein MTVGSDCIQPHPIQELLSGNLNSNPGQQFLQQIIDNSYDSIFVTDKYGNVLLASIGTGIFMGYERTEDMIGKNVKEHVKDGIYDWSPTIEAIKSRSVVSGIVRNKNGVQEMATSKPLIDEHGEIVMVITNARDTKLVDDYIAALEKERSTVHRYKTAVEYLSDVDAGNKEIVAESPQMKKIIKTCNFIAKADSTVMLIGETGTGKEVMARYIHRHSLRSKEPFIPVNCAAIPQELLESEFFGYVRGAFTGANPHGKPGLFEIADKGTLFLDEIAELPMAMQSKLLRVIESGEVQRLGDTNIYHANVRFIAATNRDLKAMISQKLFRSDLYYRLNVIPINIPTLRDRPEDILAFAHKFLGELNRKYALKKQFSSQATQSLFNYNWPGNVRELRNVIERLVMTSMGDILNFEEDSLVSRKTRLDCEPRPQEGDRAYEGTLKSVLKSVEEEYISQVLRECGGRMGEAARRLGIHRTMLYRKLNNK; this is encoded by the coding sequence ATGATTCAATTTTTGTCACGGATAAATACGGCAATGTGTTGTTAGCCAGTATCGGGACTGGGATCTTTATGGGCTATGAAAGAACGGAAGACATGATCGGAAAAAATGTCAAGGAGCATGTTAAAGACGGAATATACGATTGGTCCCCGACTATAGAAGCCATTAAAAGCCGTTCCGTAGTCTCCGGAATCGTCAGAAACAAAAACGGCGTTCAGGAAATGGCCACCAGTAAGCCTCTTATCGATGAGCATGGGGAAATCGTCATGGTGATCACCAATGCCCGGGATACCAAACTGGTGGATGATTACATTGCCGCCCTGGAAAAAGAAAGAAGCACTGTCCACCGTTATAAAACCGCTGTGGAATACCTGAGTGATGTGGATGCGGGGAATAAAGAAATTGTAGCGGAAAGTCCCCAGATGAAAAAGATCATTAAAACCTGCAACTTCATTGCCAAGGCCGACAGTACGGTGATGCTCATCGGCGAGACGGGGACAGGGAAAGAGGTTATGGCCAGGTACATTCACCGCCATAGCCTGCGCTCCAAAGAGCCTTTTATACCTGTGAATTGCGCCGCCATTCCTCAGGAGCTGCTGGAGTCCGAATTTTTTGGCTATGTCAGAGGCGCTTTCACCGGCGCCAATCCCCACGGGAAACCGGGGCTGTTTGAAATTGCCGATAAAGGCACCTTGTTTTTGGATGAAATTGCGGAATTGCCCATGGCGATGCAGTCGAAACTGCTGCGGGTCATTGAATCCGGAGAGGTCCAGCGGCTGGGGGACACCAACATCTATCACGCCAATGTTCGCTTTATTGCTGCCACCAACCGGGATTTAAAAGCCATGATCTCTCAAAAACTCTTCAGAAGCGATTTATACTACCGGCTCAATGTCATACCAATTAATATACCCACCCTTCGGGACCGGCCCGAGGACATTTTGGCCTTTGCCCACAAGTTTTTAGGGGAATTAAACCGCAAATACGCCCTGAAAAAACAGTTCTCCTCTCAGGCCACCCAGTCACTTTTTAACTATAACTGGCCGGGGAATGTGCGGGAACTGCGGAATGTTATCGAACGCTTGGTGATGACTTCCATGGGAGATATTTTGAACTTTGAAGAAGATTCACTGGTTAGCCGGAAAACCCGTCTGGATTGCGAACCCAGGCCCCAGGAGGGCGATAGGGCTTATGAGGGAACCTTGAAAAGTGTGCTTAAATCCGTGGAGGAAGAGTATATAAGCCAGGTTTTGCGGGAGTGCGGGGGACGGATGGGAGAAGCAGCCCGGCGCTTGGGGATTCACAGGACCATGCTTTACCGCAAGCTAAATAATAAATAG
- a CDS encoding sigma-54 interaction domain-containing protein codes for MLESHFLEDSLLELPLKIIEVLEDICIQVVDINGCTIYYSKGCETIEQYKREDILGKNIRDTYRLDENVELTSDNSVMLGVLQTGKPIINEVMRYITQKGQLVNVITSAYPIFSNDKLLGAIAVFKDISQIIEMSSTITRLQHDLLLQKKIQNQNGTQFHFDDIIGSSTITKSTIAMAKRISLSSSPILIVGATGTGKELFAQSIHNYGPVSKGPFVAINCSSIPETLLESILFGTTKGAFTGANDTIGLFEQAKNGTLFLDELNSTSLAFQASLLRVLETNKIRRVGDNKEILVNGRIISATNIDPVEAIKKAQLRPDLYYRLSALTLEIPTLVMRFDDIYELANSFIRANNQIMGKNIHGISDEAYKLLKNYNWPGNIRQLKHCIDYSMNMTEIKDLLICSHHLPKYIVNSSKTKPAHKLCKANNLKETLNQIEREIIIKEINSNNGNLSRSAKNLGISRQNLQYRLGVLKIFEPKYKT; via the coding sequence ATGTTAGAATCACACTTCCTTGAAGATAGTTTACTAGAATTGCCGCTAAAAATTATAGAAGTCTTAGAAGATATATGCATACAAGTTGTGGATATAAATGGTTGTACCATTTACTATTCGAAAGGATGTGAAACAATAGAACAATATAAGAGAGAAGACATATTAGGTAAGAATATACGTGATACTTATCGGTTAGATGAAAATGTAGAACTAACTTCTGATAACAGCGTCATGCTTGGCGTACTACAAACCGGAAAACCTATCATTAATGAAGTGATGCGATATATTACTCAAAAGGGCCAACTCGTCAATGTCATTACCAGTGCCTACCCTATATTCTCAAATGATAAATTATTAGGTGCAATTGCAGTTTTTAAAGACATTTCTCAAATAATTGAAATGTCCTCTACTATCACACGATTACAGCATGATCTTCTCTTACAAAAGAAGATACAAAACCAAAACGGAACACAGTTTCACTTTGATGATATTATTGGCTCAAGCACTATTACTAAATCGACCATTGCCATGGCGAAGAGAATATCACTCTCTTCTTCACCAATACTTATTGTCGGTGCCACCGGAACCGGTAAAGAATTATTTGCTCAAAGTATTCACAATTATGGCCCTGTATCTAAGGGCCCCTTTGTGGCTATAAATTGCAGCTCAATTCCTGAAACGCTCCTGGAAAGTATACTCTTTGGAACAACTAAAGGGGCTTTCACAGGGGCTAATGATACCATTGGCCTTTTTGAACAAGCGAAAAATGGTACTTTATTTTTGGATGAACTGAACTCAACTAGTTTAGCCTTTCAAGCATCCCTGCTAAGAGTTTTGGAAACCAATAAGATCCGCAGAGTCGGAGATAATAAGGAGATCTTAGTAAATGGACGAATTATTAGTGCAACGAATATTGATCCTGTTGAAGCCATTAAAAAAGCTCAATTAAGACCCGACCTTTACTATCGGCTGTCTGCCCTCACCTTAGAAATTCCCACTCTAGTAATGCGGTTTGATGATATTTACGAATTGGCAAATAGTTTTATTAGAGCAAACAATCAAATTATGGGAAAAAATATCCATGGCATTTCAGATGAAGCTTATAAACTTTTGAAAAATTATAATTGGCCTGGTAACATTCGCCAGTTGAAACATTGTATTGATTATTCAATGAATATGACAGAAATAAAGGATCTTCTAATCTGTTCTCACCATCTTCCCAAATACATTGTCAACAGTTCTAAAACTAAACCAGCACATAAACTTTGCAAAGCCAATAATTTGAAAGAAACGCTAAATCAAATTGAAAGAGAAATAATCATTAAAGAGATTAATAGTAACAATGGCAATCTTAGCAGATCAGCCAAAAACCTTGGTATATCAAGACAAAATCTTCAATATCGCTTAGGAGTTTTAAAAATTTTTGAACCTAAGTATAAAACTTGA
- the panB gene encoding 3-methyl-2-oxobutanoate hydroxymethyltransferase, whose translation MARKKGILDFMKMKNDGEQAVWVTAYDYPTASFAEQAGMDLILVGDSLGMVVLGYGSTIPVTMEECISHCQAVRRGAPNTWIVGDMPFLSYQISDQDAVKNAGRFHKEANVDCVKLEGGRRVCSQIRAITDAGMLVMGHIGLTPQSSGQLGGFKAQGRDVKSARELILDAIAIQEAGAYALLLEAVPPELTGFITRKLEIPVYSIGAGQPCDGQLLISGDMLGMFEMFTPKFVKKYANMAEIEVNAFKQYINDVKTGLFPTDDHVYHILDSHEEFESLFKEFS comes from the coding sequence GTGGCTCGAAAAAAAGGGATCTTAGATTTTATGAAAATGAAGAACGATGGAGAGCAAGCTGTATGGGTAACAGCCTATGATTATCCTACGGCTTCCTTCGCGGAGCAGGCGGGCATGGATTTAATACTTGTGGGGGATTCATTAGGGATGGTGGTGCTCGGTTATGGGAGTACGATACCTGTAACGATGGAGGAATGTATTTCTCATTGTCAGGCAGTTCGCAGGGGGGCCCCGAATACTTGGATCGTCGGAGATATGCCATTTTTGTCCTACCAAATTTCAGATCAAGATGCAGTAAAAAATGCAGGCAGGTTTCACAAAGAGGCAAATGTCGACTGCGTTAAGCTTGAAGGGGGAAGACGGGTTTGCAGTCAGATTAGAGCAATCACAGATGCCGGGATGCTGGTCATGGGCCATATTGGCTTAACTCCTCAAAGCTCCGGACAGTTAGGCGGGTTTAAAGCCCAGGGCAGAGACGTGAAAAGTGCCAGAGAACTTATCTTAGATGCCATCGCTATTCAAGAAGCCGGAGCATATGCCCTTTTATTGGAAGCCGTTCCGCCAGAACTGACGGGCTTTATCACCCGAAAATTGGAGATTCCCGTTTATTCCATAGGCGCTGGACAACCTTGTGACGGTCAACTTCTGATATCTGGGGATATGCTGGGTATGTTTGAGATGTTCACACCAAAGTTTGTCAAGAAATATGCGAATATGGCTGAAATTGAAGTGAATGCCTTTAAACAATACATTAATGATGTGAAAACCGGACTATTTCCAACGGATGATCATGTTTATCACATTTTGGACAGCCATGAAGAATTCGAAAGTTTATTTAAGGAATTTAGCTAA
- a CDS encoding NAD/NADP-dependent octopine/nopaline dehydrogenase family protein, translated as MSNMEYLKNKPIAVLGAGACGKAQAGDCALGGAQVRFCDLPPFAEKTLFGVKDGLKFFGEQLNLYSFERSGVAQFDKVTTDVAEAVKGAGIVIVTTPSIGHRPFFEQLVPALEDGMVIHIFPDNYGSLLLRKMMREAGCTKKVIIGGWSSAPYGSRVEIKGGVVLPKVRAYYRAITLRGAALPTTDQEDFLESTKYIPSMDAITKGDGVVGGNTVMDIGFSNVNPVLHCPGTILGVGVMENWGVIYGENKYDFSIYSHAYCPSISQVQYTLYQEQCKLAEAMGVGIQEFDKKQFFSRENILGPEYMGPDYEIPFDQQDYIQFGTGPHTINNRYITEDIPVGCHVYHELGKKFGVKTPVVDSMINLANAMLETDFYESGYSLDYLGIGHMTKDEMLQYLHEGVYKEKA; from the coding sequence ATGAGTAACATGGAGTATTTGAAAAACAAACCAATAGCAGTACTTGGAGCTGGGGCGTGCGGAAAAGCACAAGCTGGAGATTGCGCTTTAGGAGGCGCTCAGGTTCGTTTTTGTGACCTGCCCCCCTTTGCGGAAAAAACCTTGTTTGGTGTAAAAGACGGCTTAAAGTTCTTTGGAGAACAATTGAACCTCTACAGTTTTGAACGTTCAGGAGTCGCTCAGTTTGATAAAGTCACAACCGATGTTGCAGAAGCAGTAAAAGGTGCGGGAATCGTGATTGTAACCACTCCCTCCATTGGACACAGACCCTTTTTTGAACAGTTAGTGCCTGCTTTAGAAGACGGCATGGTCATCCATATTTTCCCGGATAACTACGGCTCTCTATTATTAAGGAAAATGATGCGCGAAGCAGGGTGTACCAAAAAAGTTATTATCGGCGGGTGGTCCAGTGCACCTTATGGCTCCAGAGTAGAAATAAAAGGCGGAGTGGTCTTACCAAAGGTTCGAGCCTATTACCGGGCAATTACCTTAAGAGGAGCAGCACTTCCGACAACCGATCAGGAAGATTTCTTAGAGAGCACAAAATATATACCAAGTATGGATGCCATAACTAAGGGTGACGGTGTTGTTGGCGGAAACACTGTCATGGACATCGGATTCAGTAACGTAAACCCTGTACTGCACTGCCCAGGCACCATCCTGGGAGTTGGAGTCATGGAAAACTGGGGAGTCATTTATGGAGAGAATAAATACGATTTTTCCATATATTCTCATGCCTACTGCCCGTCAATATCTCAAGTTCAATACACATTATATCAAGAGCAATGTAAACTGGCAGAGGCCATGGGTGTCGGCATTCAGGAATTTGACAAAAAGCAGTTTTTCTCCAGAGAAAATATCCTGGGACCGGAATATATGGGTCCTGATTATGAAATTCCCTTTGACCAACAGGATTATATTCAATTTGGCACCGGCCCGCACACTATTAACAATCGATATATCACGGAGGATATACCGGTGGGATGTCATGTTTATCATGAACTGGGTAAGAAATTTGGGGTAAAAACGCCTGTGGTGGATTCGATGATCAATTTGGCTAATGCCATGCTGGAAACGGATTTCTATGAGTCCGGTTATAGTTTGGATTATTTGGGGATTGGTCATATGACCAAGGATGAAATGCTGCAGTACCTCCACGAAGGAGTTTATAAAGAAAAAGCATGA
- a CDS encoding branched-chain amino acid ABC transporter permease: MDPIQLFNIVLTGLLRGGLYALMAVGLSVVFGVMNIPNFAHGEFYMLGAYFSYFAYTNFHFGPVSSILCAALGTLIIGAVMEKTLFYPLRKRSKKNWIMNTFLLTLGISIVLQNGAKMLWGNTYRGITQYWPGNISIDSFKISNDRVVGFSIAMLTIAVFWLFLNKTRMGRAIRAVSQDETGASIVGVNLNVIHTLTFALSCLLAGLAGAILLSISPAYPFMGLQPLYKSWFVLILVGMGNVGASIYGGLIVGLLETFSYMKFGAGWQDVVSLAIIILILIFKPRGLFAKKGVKSISE; this comes from the coding sequence ATGGATCCAATACAATTGTTCAACATTGTATTGACAGGGCTCCTTAGAGGAGGGCTGTATGCACTAATGGCAGTAGGGCTTTCCGTAGTCTTTGGGGTAATGAATATCCCTAATTTTGCTCATGGAGAGTTTTACATGCTTGGTGCTTATTTTTCCTATTTCGCCTACACTAATTTTCATTTCGGCCCGGTCTCCAGTATTCTATGTGCCGCTCTAGGTACGCTGATTATAGGAGCTGTCATGGAAAAGACGCTGTTCTATCCCTTACGAAAACGATCCAAGAAAAACTGGATCATGAATACCTTTCTCTTAACCTTAGGTATATCCATTGTCCTTCAAAACGGCGCTAAGATGCTTTGGGGAAATACCTATCGCGGAATTACCCAATATTGGCCAGGAAATATCAGTATTGACAGCTTCAAAATCTCCAATGACCGTGTTGTTGGGTTTAGTATCGCAATGTTAACGATTGCCGTATTTTGGCTGTTCTTAAATAAAACGAGAATGGGACGGGCCATCCGTGCAGTTTCCCAGGATGAGACTGGCGCGAGTATTGTCGGAGTTAATTTGAATGTTATTCATACCCTTACCTTTGCTTTAAGTTGTCTGCTTGCGGGGCTGGCTGGGGCCATCTTGCTCTCCATTTCACCGGCCTACCCATTTATGGGTCTGCAGCCCCTCTACAAATCCTGGTTTGTACTGATACTGGTTGGAATGGGGAATGTAGGAGCCAGTATCTATGGCGGCTTGATTGTAGGATTGCTGGAAACATTCTCCTATATGAAATTTGGTGCAGGATGGCAGGATGTTGTCAGCCTGGCGATTATCATTTTGATTCTTATCTTTAAGCCTAGAGGGCTATTTGCCAAAAAAGGGGTAAAAAGTATTTCTGAGTGA
- a CDS encoding branched-chain amino acid ABC transporter permease, which translates to MEKAERGFRKGMRFLRKFGLTPFGMAMLFALAVFPLVIQDEVITRLLISALMLGALAMAFDFTAGFININNFGYAAFWGVGAYTSALLAVKLGVSPWLGMLAGGVFAGLLGLGLGFLTLRLAGIFASCMTWFVALAMFAVTANWVELTRGTSGLSVPPLFHTTENIGYYYTIFVMTILTYVGLRVIINSHIGTAFRAIGQDIQAAQASGINVTKYKIMNFTISCAIAGVLGGFYAHFVGIITPTVMNTSHTVEIMVLSYVGGRGTIWGGLVAGLIMIPGMEYLKGLLELRLLIYGVLMIMVMIFFPNGLAGLYNKFFNLLGESFFEKGQRVKKGGEERGGRAEMKN; encoded by the coding sequence GTGGAAAAGGCAGAGAGGGGTTTTAGAAAAGGTATGAGATTCCTACGGAAGTTCGGACTCACACCTTTCGGGATGGCTATGCTTTTTGCGCTTGCAGTATTCCCGCTTGTTATACAGGATGAAGTTATTACGCGTCTTCTGATTTCTGCTCTTATGCTGGGTGCCTTGGCAATGGCTTTTGACTTCACCGCCGGTTTTATCAATATCAACAATTTCGGTTACGCGGCTTTTTGGGGTGTCGGTGCCTATACTTCAGCACTTCTTGCAGTTAAATTAGGTGTCTCACCCTGGCTGGGCATGTTGGCAGGGGGGGTTTTTGCAGGATTATTGGGTCTTGGGTTAGGTTTTCTCACCTTACGTTTGGCAGGGATCTTTGCTTCTTGCATGACCTGGTTTGTGGCCTTAGCTATGTTTGCGGTGACAGCTAACTGGGTGGAATTGACAAGAGGAACGTCGGGGCTCAGTGTGCCGCCGCTTTTTCACACCACTGAAAATATCGGCTATTATTACACAATCTTCGTTATGACAATTTTAACTTACGTGGGCTTAAGGGTCATTATTAACTCCCATATCGGCACTGCTTTTAGAGCCATTGGCCAGGATATTCAAGCCGCCCAAGCCTCAGGAATCAACGTGACTAAATATAAAATCATGAATTTTACGATCTCCTGTGCAATTGCGGGGGTACTGGGAGGCTTTTATGCTCATTTTGTCGGCATTATCACGCCAACGGTTATGAATACCAGCCATACTGTTGAAATAATGGTCCTTTCCTATGTTGGCGGCAGAGGAACAATTTGGGGCGGTTTAGTTGCGGGGTTAATCATGATTCCTGGAATGGAATATCTAAAAGGCCTTTTGGAATTACGATTATTAATCTACGGCGTCCTGATGATTATGGTTATGATTTTTTTCCCTAATGGATTGGCCGGCCTTTACAACAAATTCTTCAATCTATTAGGAGAAAGTTTCTTTGAGAAAGGTCAAAGAGTGAAGAAGGGGGGAGAAGAAAGAGGAGGCAGGGCAGAAATGAAAAATTAA
- a CDS encoding ABC transporter substrate-binding protein produces MNLFSLKKSGKKIAAVASAVLVLSLTLTGCGTKQTSDPAPQAVEPNSIIKIGVISPFTGPAARTGQEFKDSITMAFSEINNKVGEHPIEFKWIDSESDAEKAARAYESAIVNDKITVGFMDWHSWVSVSCMEVAAKYKMPHFFSYGATDVVNQKYKSDPGKYEYWLGKAWPTPEKLSIGYVKAVEEAINKGLWKPANKKVALFGVDNDWGRGFCAALAEQYKAAGWEVVSTEWVGLGETDFYPLLNKLKGLNVSMVAGTMSDPSSVSSLIKQSKEVGLKSIIASDGLGWVGEWYKLTGDASDYVIDQIPQWTTPEAKKFQADFKAKYGYEPGAAVAGMSYDYSKFMIKVLEATEKDYGSITTENLFKEGKEKVMTGQLTYTDGLLMKEYKYTPETFPDPVIDQDHYMFPVVQYFGGKGSVVWPDAYKNADLKIPNQ; encoded by the coding sequence TTGAATCTGTTTAGTTTAAAAAAGTCAGGCAAAAAGATTGCTGCCGTGGCATCGGCAGTGTTAGTCCTCAGTCTTACTTTGACAGGATGCGGCACAAAGCAAACTAGTGATCCGGCACCCCAGGCGGTAGAGCCCAACAGTATCATAAAAATCGGGGTGATCTCCCCATTTACAGGACCTGCAGCCAGAACAGGGCAAGAATTTAAGGATTCGATTACAATGGCCTTTAGTGAAATAAATAATAAAGTGGGAGAACATCCCATTGAGTTCAAATGGATTGACAGTGAATCCGATGCAGAAAAAGCTGCCCGGGCTTACGAAAGCGCCATTGTTAATGACAAGATTACGGTAGGATTTATGGACTGGCACAGTTGGGTATCCGTTTCCTGCATGGAAGTAGCCGCCAAATATAAAATGCCTCATTTTTTCAGTTACGGAGCTACAGATGTCGTGAATCAAAAATATAAATCTGATCCGGGGAAATATGAATACTGGCTGGGCAAAGCCTGGCCGACACCGGAAAAGTTAAGTATAGGTTATGTTAAGGCTGTGGAAGAGGCAATCAATAAAGGTCTTTGGAAACCGGCCAATAAGAAAGTCGCCTTATTTGGGGTAGACAATGACTGGGGCAGAGGTTTTTGCGCAGCCCTGGCGGAACAGTACAAAGCTGCCGGCTGGGAGGTAGTTTCTACTGAATGGGTGGGGCTGGGAGAGACGGATTTCTATCCTTTATTAAATAAATTGAAAGGCTTAAATGTCTCCATGGTAGCCGGGACTATGTCCGATCCTTCTTCAGTATCCTCACTGATTAAACAGTCCAAAGAAGTCGGGCTGAAAAGTATTATTGCCAGTGACGGATTAGGCTGGGTAGGTGAATGGTATAAGCTGACGGGTGATGCTTCAGATTACGTAATCGATCAAATTCCCCAATGGACCACACCTGAAGCGAAAAAATTCCAAGCTGATTTTAAGGCTAAATATGGCTATGAACCTGGGGCCGCAGTAGCAGGTATGTCCTATGACTACAGTAAGTTCATGATTAAAGTTTTGGAAGCCACTGAAAAGGACTACGGATCGATTACTACAGAAAACTTATTTAAAGAAGGCAAAGAAAAAGTGATGACAGGTCAGCTTACTTACACTGACGGCTTGCTTATGAAAGAATATAAATATACTCCGGAGACCTTCCCTGATCCTGTAATTGACCAAGATCATTACATGTTTCCTGTGGTTCAATACTTTGGGGGAAAAGGCAGTGTTGTTTGGCCTGATGCTTATAAAAATGCAGACTTAAAAATACCGAATCAATAA
- a CDS encoding ABC transporter ATP-binding protein → MILRKINKKLVVAMILETIGVCKRFGGLKAVNEVSLQVEEGQIYGLIGPNGAGKTTLLNTIAGVHPPEAGKVFFKGQDITGLRADKICHIGMARTFQIVHSFPNMSVLENVMVGSVFGSRRPVDKPAKKAAEMLNFVEFPLSHDTLAGNLNTIQLKRLELARALATNCKLLLLDEVAAGLTPGELIDLTILIRKIRDNGTSIIMVEHLMKLIMDVCDKIAVLCFGEKIAEGTPQETIENQKVLEAYLGTKYVL, encoded by the coding sequence ATGATCCTACGGAAAATTAATAAGAAGCTGGTGGTAGCTATGATATTGGAAACGATCGGCGTTTGTAAAAGGTTTGGGGGATTAAAGGCGGTTAATGAGGTAAGCCTGCAGGTTGAAGAGGGGCAGATATACGGATTGATTGGTCCCAATGGAGCAGGCAAGACAACGCTGTTAAATACTATCGCCGGAGTGCATCCGCCAGAGGCGGGCAAGGTTTTTTTTAAAGGTCAGGATATAACAGGGCTTAGAGCAGACAAGATTTGTCATATTGGTATGGCCAGAACCTTCCAAATAGTCCACTCCTTCCCCAATATGAGTGTTTTGGAAAATGTCATGGTTGGTTCCGTCTTTGGAAGCCGGCGGCCTGTGGATAAGCCGGCCAAGAAAGCTGCAGAAATGCTAAATTTTGTGGAGTTCCCTCTGTCACATGATACATTGGCGGGGAACTTGAACACCATACAATTAAAAAGACTGGAGTTAGCCAGGGCTTTAGCGACAAACTGTAAGCTTCTCTTGTTAGATGAAGTAGCAGCAGGTTTAACTCCTGGAGAATTAATTGATTTAACCATTTTAATCAGAAAAATCCGGGATAACGGAACGTCCATCATTATGGTTGAGCACTTGATGAAACTTATTATGGATGTATGCGACAAGATTGCGGTTCTCTGTTTTGGAGAGAAGATTGCTGAAGGCACCCCACAGGAAACTATCGAGAATCAGAAAGTATTAGAAGCCTATCTGGGTACCAAATATGTACTCTAA
- a CDS encoding ABC transporter ATP-binding protein, which produces MLEISGIDASYDNLQVLWDVSMNVGIGEVVAVLGPNGAGKTTMLKSIMNLVSVNKGKIHFLGQDITGKPIHELTKVGLAFVPEERNLFPAMTVMENLMLGAYTIRDKKTIKETFSRVFDLFPRLAERKKQYAGTMSGGERQMLAIARGLMSNPKMLILDEPSMGLAPQNVLAVFETIKRLSSEKVTVLIVEQNVNTTLTVADRAYVMEQGRIVMEGSSSQLQGDDHIRKMYMGIV; this is translated from the coding sequence ATGCTGGAGATTAGCGGAATTGATGCTTCATATGACAATCTTCAAGTGCTATGGGATGTTTCGATGAACGTTGGCATAGGTGAGGTTGTAGCCGTCCTGGGGCCTAATGGAGCTGGTAAAACGACGATGCTTAAGAGCATTATGAATTTAGTATCGGTTAATAAAGGGAAAATCCATTTCCTCGGACAAGACATCACCGGTAAACCAATCCATGAATTGACAAAAGTGGGATTAGCCTTCGTCCCGGAGGAGCGAAATTTGTTTCCTGCGATGACGGTTATGGAAAATCTCATGTTGGGGGCCTATACAATCCGGGATAAAAAGACCATTAAAGAAACATTTTCTCGTGTCTTTGACTTATTTCCACGCTTAGCCGAAAGAAAGAAACAATATGCAGGTACTATGAGCGGCGGGGAAAGGCAGATGCTTGCCATTGCTCGAGGTTTAATGTCAAACCCAAAAATGTTGATTCTGGATGAACCGTCGATGGGGTTAGCTCCTCAGAATGTTCTCGCCGTCTTCGAGACCATCAAGAGATTGAGTTCAGAGAAAGTTACAGTCTTAATTGTAGAGCAGAATGTAAACACAACTTTAACAGTTGCCGACCGTGCCTACGTCATGGAACAGGGACGAATAGTCATGGAGGGTTCAAGCAGCCAGCTGCAAGGGGATGATCACATAAGGAAAATGTACATGGGTATTGTCTGA
- a CDS encoding aspartate/glutamate racemase family protein translates to MFLGQNRDMGINHIKTRKSHVCYGMGLGMILLNDAYPGFPGDNRNASAFSYPIQYEIAEGVTNKTLVYDKDPGKCREAVIAAAKKLERMGCRAIAAECGYFAFFQKNVAAAVEIPVFMSSLMQVPLAQQVISPRQKVGIICAQKKFLEAEHLENVGIRRDSNYVIGGAQDEYGCTEFDNLWNPEKRPTYPNAYYDKAELQMIEAAKKFKEKHEDIGAIVLECTGMQPFARAIQREVDLPIFSWGTLLDYAYSVVVHRDYYGNV, encoded by the coding sequence ATGTTTTTAGGGCAAAATCGAGATATGGGTATTAACCATATTAAAACGAGGAAAAGCCATGTTTGTTATGGTATGGGACTTGGAATGATTTTATTAAACGACGCCTATCCTGGCTTCCCAGGGGACAATCGTAATGCAAGTGCTTTTTCATACCCAATACAGTATGAAATTGCAGAAGGTGTAACAAACAAGACCCTCGTTTATGATAAGGATCCGGGAAAATGCCGGGAAGCGGTTATAGCTGCAGCAAAAAAGTTAGAGCGGATGGGCTGCAGAGCGATCGCAGCGGAATGTGGATACTTTGCTTTTTTCCAAAAGAATGTAGCAGCAGCTGTTGAGATACCGGTATTTATGTCAAGTTTGATGCAAGTTCCCCTTGCGCAGCAGGTTATTAGCCCCCGGCAGAAAGTCGGAATAATCTGCGCCCAGAAGAAGTTTTTAGAAGCAGAACATTTGGAGAACGTCGGTATTAGAAGGGATAGTAATTATGTTATTGGTGGGGCTCAGGATGAGTACGGTTGTACTGAGTTCGATAATTTATGGAATCCTGAGAAGCGGCCTACATATCCCAATGCCTATTACGACAAGGCAGAGCTGCAAATGATTGAAGCAGCCAAAAAGTTTAAGGAAAAACATGAGGATATCGGCGCAATTGTCTTAGAGTGTACAGGGATGCAGCCCTTTGCCCGAGCAATTCAAAGAGAAGTAGACCTGCCGATTTTCAGCTGGGGAACATTACTGGACTATGCTTACTCCGTGGTTGTTCATCGAGACTATTATGGAAATGTCTAA